The Phyllopteryx taeniolatus isolate TA_2022b chromosome 7, UOR_Ptae_1.2, whole genome shotgun sequence genome has a segment encoding these proteins:
- the cep350 gene encoding centrosome-associated protein 350 isoform X1 codes for MGEMRSSKRALPLGVTVHQHTDHNIDTADLPTAWKSLPQSKAALRRIENHVEAVPGTTALLLSVMDPPKKKLSVSVRSRDETRGSSKSKEHRRSSSKKRRSRSPLRNTTQDSNVSQHNSMALREQLSSYRETAPPSPPSFELEAYWLQSMSGPLSPSSDALFRKPVYQKDISDKGTDGHQDITRSGDCTEVCYLNDQPTVDTLQTYANPSHATSSVPAIENSSPEAQITLSVDIQKSRTFLPPASDLICRWESTPSTSPGSDSQRLENLRRHQPDEKLEKLKERIRKQVKHQEETAEKEKVLSRLEQPLMATKCNNGGTTAKVRKVAAAPQAPTYKGFSKTETRTRTPRGNALKDETLHSLNRDTCKDRSKQFAESSPPRLLRERHRSVERENKPTRKIHKAASGKNAKTVITPASWREGLKLVNKVLGTAPKKPREKRHQLDDKPQQTASHWRSNIGGSEANHQSHPTSTDRNHCEFQGQSKSHSTSLSSPSSAGPDKCPVPSRKDLLSADIQAIFDDPRLECRASEEGERSRPRSGKGKGSQRGNARSLSQTRTPLSFSGITVPTYGTSRGCRSANPSPDRPESTNVAQEKRRHYDSDKIRQYIVKQKEARKRRQAEEKKSLKEESDKRNQRLQELYRRQKEMAKTVVTPTEATATPWQNRYREETYNLLRMDETHLEEAIQMQSSVASNQLRPMYQPSGESDKENKKMDLPQSPSSSDRSLTDQLSPQLARGDLDIGVTSRLNPDLSPAVQSLSASSTGALECTSYGPLLSRPLMLENTVEAGNVKPAHAETPTWSQSRRSRIDALKATAISLSNRIESEARQIARVGINYGEATSLETDILAPRSTWADLDERGLAPGHGTFENNDLTSRIQKLITSAGLIPYNSASLSGAGNLHTFKGQPQQITADRTEYSSNSYRLDRNQVNGLEGADDMPHIRPYRPAEGNRENRTDLHDSSGGSISEGTILSEGSFSKDEVSPPHPANNHVLRLTDRSNGCAGQRIEVQHLTDFQKEAAKCLALTSPLAPQNSSKTPWEELNKGDPFSVINIYLKNLNVKVNDRNSPSACSLSSGDSHRDAAVYEDDFVSFHSSGVSQQSKNSCSPHSVGMESKKSPPSQGRLASPSAFPDLGLLQATSSLKNDSRKNGKLHYSPTALQQYMAAELKYQESIDESLRQLGDVERLIGLPVAQQAKQPKSPPLRACMTPDSSPAADFCSELPKNGFSVGPSNSSRATGNLQYSPAILHQHVTAELQYQESIDESLKHLGDVERLMGVSMAQQENASLVQILKVKQQKYDNDLYEQKIQAERKALEAQLQREEDRQRTARAHEELLEKLVLTQKETAEAARHIKELTDLARTQIEGALAVSVVVPESLVLSKHQREKQKSDSESFQREEESSQSLSHTDSRPVQRPNLIGADASCPNTTSSTSTDHINEVNIEETELIWKKEDDKRAQGEAGSNSIEEGCPTADNDSICSESIPSVADDKEYSFKFDSSRTEDEVEECSFSSLLPSKVHRGSSLENRPQHHEDSEDEAADDSTTVVSVSHHVTKNQNPNLAFSSGQDSFSRFTMGMVRQHMKDEDLRLQHQNALLRLRQKAVKEKIRTELAWLEHQKKQLRNKGEDDKLPPIRKKQKGLLLRLQEEQAEIRRLQEANKAARKEKQLLLKQQEEIERMRTSTQRLKERLKSAGCEVPSETPVSETPVSEAAAHNMRSPDDSRTPSPSPSISASETSSIMQKLKKMRSHMDEKHCSPVHCFFSVFTAQHWASLSVCLPNLHPKFQLFIYKQLDRFLTKREQQLMHRRHHAEELLQWKKRLDQEEAEVRRIEKEALASWREGGIISQSRSKAILIPKSSHHRNSEPRAVSEKEYMTEDDYSSATSECSIHTEGHFQEPKSPSSAQTSSVAEITLASNPSSPTNYIDDFASLTLSKQSSPVKGSHKRVSPSDISSVSKTQLHSSFQISKQEPNRLVEKPISSQTEPISEQSDIEIRIKALKEELRKRKYMASQLKREQKMRHKERLKAQEASLLKQLASYDNYIGKTKAELNKDPEPMPRKKDYTLVVDQSRLLSPIKRSETSEIPTVGLRSSSSFHQSHNRSTSASEELNVEAMAPSSVRGGPDFLTSGQEMGQSPDSLGPSAEDAKSQIIESEKDDTVLDSHSAVADLIAHSDKPPSIDHSCRQDLDVISSVKEAPIRDVQASPLTDYQDDFESSVPSSPRKEHISKPDSVCHTEIQFASQDEAIEEEIAEDLSHCSVASGASHESSRLLDFLQGAEDFNNDSHSINSISPAPISISHSPLSLTIDEMPSFNIGDRVLVGNVQPGTLRFKGPTSFAGGFWAGVALDKSEGSNCGTYNGVVYFECKERHGIFAPPEKIIHLSNNFELFTDAAGHDELYSDDVSDQCEDEQKSKEDISENIQILEKSEEPSHNDVLVEFTNVAANLERNLNGQELLKAEIHLDSQHHDQSIPQNGQEITSIVNKENVVDQYLPPISQEIAKVENDNSLDQSTLTNSQEISSIAENDNGLDQHLPLYSQEISAVVEKEEVGPDNELIFSGVSHVAGDHKDVQKDQISPDTLADKLLSTFVIDTVQHLVQIKRAKEQKIEASNQINGGIIVQSEEQGFISLLEPHDGLSSFIPEEEPSSPELCNRPESPILGASGQEELAKRLAELELNRDLLEELGDDQDWFDEDFGLTSRREQQKLQQKQRAEEKRLGAELGRSGSSSEDPLRGLVSHPDGDQSVKTPPRPALPLPPKLPEQPAMVVPHSAGEVEKMVHATIQEIWESCGLTKEGSGSLSLMACCKPSQEFLGVENGTKDLEALSIRSYKQAVYDLTREILQEIYAEDPNANQPEWVKPQRVRSAFSHRLKTPGDINKVLEFVTEEVLKLYGFKNKSKKSDWQKMLKFGRKKRDRVDQILVQELHEEEGQWVCYEEDELSVKMQLADSIFDMLLKDTANSLSLLTKRAAIS; via the exons ATGGGTGAGATGAGAAGTAGTAAGAGGGCTCTGCCCCTTGGTGTCACAGTTCATCAGCACACAGATCACAACATTGATACAG CAGATTTACCAACTGCATGGAAGAGTCTGCCTCAGTCCAAAGCTGCT CTGCGACGAATAGAGAACCATGTGGAGGCAGTTCCTGGGACAACAGCACTGCTCCTGTCTGTTATGGACCCGCCCAAGAAGAAGCTATCAGTGTCAGTCCGCAGCAGAG ATGAGACGAGAGGGTCCTCGAAGTCCAAAGAACATCGTCGGTCAAGTTCCAAAAAGAGACGCTCGCGCAGCCCACTAAGAAATACCACGCAAGACAGCAATGTTAGCCAGCACAATAGTATGGCGCTCAGGGAACAGCTGTCTTCGTATAG AGAGACCGCCCCTCCATCACCACCCTCATTTGAGCTGGAGGCTTATTGGCTGCAGTCAATGTCAGGGCCTTTGTCCCCATCCTCTGACGCTCTGTTTAGGAAGCCCGTCTACCAGAAAGACATTTCGGACAAGGGGACAGATGGGCACCAGGACATCACACGCTCTGGAGACTGTACAGAGGTCTGCTACCTCAATGACCAGCCCACTGTAGACACCCTGCAGACTTATGCCAACCCGTCACATGCAACAAGTTCAGTCCCAGCTATAGAGAACAGCAGTCCCGAGGCGCAAATCACCCTGAGCGTGGATATTCAAAAGTCCCGCACGTTTCTACCTCCTGCCTCTGACTTGATATGTAGATGGGAAAGCACTCCTTCCACTAGTCCAGGCTCAGATTCCCAGCGTTTGGAAAACCTGAGGCGACACCAACCGGATGAGAAGCTGGAAAAGCTTAAAGAGCGTATTCGAAAGCAGGTTAAACATCAGGAGGAAACTGCAGAGAAGGAAAAAGTGTTGAGCCGTCTTGAGCAGCCACTAATGGCCACCAAGTGTAACAATGGGGGCACTACAGCCAAAGTAAGGAAAGTAGCAGCTGCACCACAAGCGCCTACTTACAAAG GTTTCAGCAAAACTGAGACAAGGACCCGTACCCCTCGTGGGAATGCGTTAAAAGATGAAACGCTTCATAGCTTAAACAGGGACACGTGTAAAGACCGGTCAAAGCAGTTTGCTG AAAGCTCACCACCCAGGCTGCTTCGGGAAAGGCATCGTTCtgtagagagagaaaataaaccAACCAGAAAAATCCACAAAGCTGCCTCtggcaaaaatgcaaaaacag TGATTACCCCTGCTTCCTGGCGTGAGGGCTTGAAGCTGGTAAACAAGGTACTTGGTACAGCTCCCAAGAAACCAAGGGAGAAGAGGCACCAACTCGATGACAAACCACAACAAACAG CTTCCCATTGGCGTTCCAATATTGGAGGCTCTGAAGCAAACCACCAATCTCATCCTACAAGCACAGACAGGAATCACTGTGAATTTCAGGGTCAATCCAAAAGCCACTCCACATCCCTTTCTAGCCCCTCGTCTGCTGGTCCAGACAAGTGCCCAGTGCCTTCACGCAAAGACTTATTGTCAGCAGACATCCAGGCCATATTTGATGACCCACGGCTTGAGTGCAGAGCATCTGAGGAGGGGGAGAGGTCTCGGCCAAGATCTGGGAAAGGTAAGGGCAGTCAGAGGGGGAATGCAAGGTCATTGTCTCAAACAAGGACTCCTCTCTCCTTCTCTGGAATTACGGTGCCAACATATGGCACCTCAAGAGGCTGCCGTAGTGCCAACCCCTCCCCAGATCGACCAGAGTCGACTAATGTGGCTCAGGAGAAAAGGCGCCACTATGATTCAGATAAAATTCGTCAGTACATTGTTAAGCAGAAAGAGGCGAGAAAGAGACGACAAGCAGAAGAGAAGAAATCCTTGAAAGAGGAGTCAGACAAAAGAAACCAGAGGCTGCAGGAGCTCTACAGGAGGCAAAAGGAAATGGCTAAAACTGTAGTCACTCCCACCGAGGCAACCGCGACTCCTTGGCAGAATCGATATAGAGAGGAGACCTACAACCTTCTGAGAATGGATGAGACCCATCTAGAAGAGGCCATACAGATGCAATCATCTGTTGCATCAAATCaactg AGACCAATGTACCAGCCGTCTGGAGAGTCTGATAAAGAGAATAAGAAAATGGACCTACCACAGAGCCCCTCAAGCAGTGACAGGTCTTTGACCGATCAGCTATCTCCTCAATTAGCCAG GGGTGATTTGGATATTGGAGTTACTTCTAGACTTAATCCTGACCTCAGCCCAGCTGTTCAATCCCTCTCTGCCTCCAGCACTGGTGCACTAGAGTGTACAAGCTACGGCCCTCTCCTTTCTCGCCCTCTGATGCTGGAGAACACAGTAGAAGCTGGTAATGTCAAGCCTGCCCATGCAGAAACCCCCACCTGGTCTCAGTCAAGGAGATCCCGCATTGACGCCCTCAAGGCCACGGCCATCTCCCTCTCTAACCGCATAGAGAGTGAAGCCCGGCAGATAGCTCGGGTGGGAATCAACTATGGTGAGGCAACGTCTTTGGAAACGGATATTTTGGCCCCAAGGTCCACTTGGGCAGATCTTGACGAGAGAGGCTTGGCACCTGGACATGGCACATTTGAAAATAACGACTTGACGTCGAGGATCCAGAAACTTATAACAAGCGCAGGTCTTATTCCATATAATAGCGCCTCCCTTTCGGGAGCTGGGAATTTGCACACCTTCAAAGGGCAACCACAGCAAATTACTGCTGATCGAACAGAGTACTCATCTAACAGCTATAGACTCGATAGGAACCAAGTCAATGGCTTAGAGGGAGCAGATGACATGCCTCACATTAGACCTTATAGACCAGCTGAGGGCAACAGGGAGAATAGGACAGATCTACACGACTCAAGTGGAGGTTCTATCAGTGAGGGTACCATCCTGAGTGAGGGGAGCTTCAGTAAGGATGAAGTGAGCCCTCCACACCCTGCCAACAATCATGTTCTGAGATTAACAGATCGCTCCAATGGCTGTGCTGGTCAAAGAATTGAAGTGCAACACCTCACTGACTTCCAGAAGGAGGCCGCCAAGTGCTTGGCCCTCACGTCACCATTAGCCCCACAGAACAGCAGTAAAACGCCCTGGGAGGAGTTGAACAAAGGAGACCCTTTCAGTGTAATCAACATTTACTTAAAGAACCTCAATGTTAAAG TGAATGACAGGAATTCTCCATCTGCTTGCTCTTTATCATCTGGAGATTCCCACAGAGATGCAGCAGTCTATGAAGATGACTTTGTGTCATTTCATAGCAGCGGAGTTAGCCAACAGTCAAAGAACAGTTGCAGTCCACATAG TGTGGGAATGGAAAGTAAAAAGTCTCCACCATCTCAAGGAAGATTGGCTTCTCCTTCAGCCTTTCCCGATTTGGGTTTGCTTCAAGCTACATCCTCTCTGAAGAATGATTCTCGAAAAAATG GTAAACTCCATTATTCACCAACCGCCCTGCAGCAGTATATGGCAGCAGAGCTCAAGTACCAGGAGTCCATAGATGAGTCATTAAGACAGCTCGGGGATGTGGAGAGGCTGATTGGTCTGCCTGTGGCTCAGCAA GCCAAGCAGCCAAAGTCTCCACCATTAAGGGCATGTATGACTCCAGACTCTTCTCCTGCTGCAGATTTTTGCAGTGAACTTCCAAAAAATGGCTTTAGTGTTGGGCCCAGTAACAGCAGCAGGGCAACGG GTAATCTCCAGTATTCGCCTGCCATCCTGCATCAGCACGTGACTGCAGAGCTCCAGTACCAGGAGTCCATAGATGAGTCATTGAAACATCTAGGGGATGTAGAGAGGCTGATGGGTGTGTCCATGGCCCAGCAGGAGAATGCTTCATTGGTGCAGATACTGAAG GTCAAACAGCAGAAATATGATAATGACCTTTACGAGCAGAAGATCCAGGCTGAAAGAAAGGCTCTTGAGGCCCAGCTGCAGCGGGAAGAAGACAGGCAGAGAACAGCCAGG GCTCATGAAGAATTGCTGGAAAAACTGGTGTTAACTCAAAAAGAGACGGCTGAAGCGGCGCGTCACATCAAAGAG TTGACTGATCTGGCACGGACTCAGATCGAAGGAGCTCTGGCTGTGTCTGTTGTTGTGCCCGAGTCTTTAGTTCTGAGCAAGCACCAGCGGGAAAAGCAGAAGTCGGATTCTGAAAG CTTCCAGAGAGAGGAGGAATCAAGTCAAAGCCTCAGTCATACTGACTCACGGCCTGTGCAAAGACCAAACCTCAT TGGTGCAGACGCTAGCTGTCCCAATACCACTTCATCCACATCTACAGATCATATCAATGAGGTGAACATAGAAGAAACAGAATTGATATGGAAGAAAGAAGATGACAAGCGGGCACAGGGGGAAGCAGGCAGCAATTCAATAGAGGAGGGATGTCCCACTGCAGACAACGACTCCATTTGTAGTGAAAGCATCCCATCTGTAGCTGATGACAAGG AGTACTCCTTCAAGTTTGACTCGTCGAGGACAGAGGATGAGGTGGAAGAGTGCTCCTTCAGCtctttgctgccatctaagGTGCACCGTGGTAGTTCTTTGGAGAACAGGCCACAGCACCACGAGGATTCAGAGGATGAAGCTGCAGATGACAGCACAACTGTAGTCTCAGTGTCACATCATGTTACAAAG aatcagaatccaaATCTGGCCTTTTCTAGTGGACAGGACAGCTTCAGCCGGTTCACCATGGGCATGGTTCGTCAGCACATGAAAGACGAGGACTTAAGACTGCAGCATCAGAATGCTCTGCTGCGTCTACGCCAGAAAGCTGTCAAAGAAAAGATCAGAACTGAGCTGGCGTGGCTGGAGCACCAGAAGAAGCAGCTGAGGAACAAGGGCGAGGATGACAAATTACCACCTATCAGGAAGAAGCAGAAGGGCCTTTTGTTAAGACTTCAGGAGGAGCAG GCTGAGATCAGGCGTCTTCAAGAAGCGAACAAAGCCgcaaggaaagaaaaacagctgTTGTTGAAGCAGCAAGAGGAGATTGAGCGGATGAGGACCTCAACACAGAGACTGAAAGAACGTCTGAAGTCTGCTGGGTGTGAAGTGCCTTCT GAGACTCCAGTGTCAGAAACGCCCGTGTCAGAAGCAGCAGCACACAACATGAGATCTCCGGATGACAGCCGCACCCCATCACCGTCTCCTTCCATCTCTGCAAGTGAGACCAGCAGCATCATGCAGAAGCTCAAGAAGATGCGTTCTCACATGGATGAAAA ACACTGTTCCCCCGTCCACTGCTTCTTCTCTGTGTTCACGGCCCAGCACTGGGCCTCTCTTAGTGTCTGTCTTCCCAACCTTCATCCTAAATTCCAGCTTTTTATCTACAAGCAGTTGGACAG ATTCCTGACTAAGCGGGAGCAGCAGTTGATGCATAGGCGCCATCACGCTGAGGAGCTGCTGCAGTGGAAAAAGCGTCTTGATCAAGAGGAGGCAGAGGTCCGGAGGATAGAAAAGGAGGCCCTGGCTAGTTGGAGAGAGGGCGGTATCATATCGCAGAGTCGGAGCAAGGCGATATTAATCCCCAAGTCCAGTCACCATCGAAACTCAGAACCAAGAGCAGTTAGTGAAAAAG AGTACATGACTGAGGATGATTATTCCTCAGCAACATCTGAGTGCAGTATACATACAGAAGGACACTTCCAGGAACCAAAAAGTCCATCCTCAGCACAAACTTCATCAGTGGCTGAAATAACACTGGCCTCCAACCCGAGCAGCCCTACAAATTACATTGATGACTTTGCTTCACTCACACTGAGCAAGCAG TCTTCTCCAGTTAAAGGCAGCCACAAACGTGTCTCTCCATCTGATATCAGCAGTGTGAGCAAGACTCAGCTTCACTCCTCCTTCCAAATATCCAAGCAGGAACCAAATCGGCTGGTGGAAAAACCTATTTCTTCACAGACCG AACCCATTTCAGAGCAGAGTGATATAGAAATCCGTATCAAGGCCCTGAAAGAGGAGCTGAGAAAACGCAAGTATATGGCCAGTCAGCTCAAAAGGGAGCAGAAGATGAGGCATAAGGAGCGCCTGAAGGCACAAGAGGCCAGCCTGCTCAAACAACTGGCG AGCTATGACAACTACATTGGAAAAACTAAGGCAGAACTGAACAAAGACCCTGAGCCAATGCCTCGGAAGAAAGATTACACATTAGTTGTAGATCAATCCAGACTCTTATCTCCTATCAAAAG GTCTGAAACCAGTGAAATACCTACTGTGGGGCTACGCAGTAGTTCATCATTTCACCAAA GTCATAACAGATCTACCTCGGCATCTGAAGAGCTCAATGTTGAAGCTATGGCGCCATCCTCTGTACGTGGCGGTCCAGATTTCCTGACATCAGGTCAAGAGATGGGTCAATCACCAGACTCTTTAGGACCCTCTGCTGAAGATGCTAAGTCACAAATAATTGAGTCTGAAAAGGATGACACTGTGTTGGATTCACATTCTGCTGTAGCGGACCTCATCGCACACTCTGACAAGCCCCCATCCATTGACCATTCCTGTAGACAGGACTTGGATGTCATTTCCTCAGTGAAGGAGGCACCAATACGGGATGTCCAGGCTTCTCCTCTGACAGATTACCAAGATGACTTTGAGTCATCAGTACCGTCTTCACCTAGGAAGGAGCATATTTCTAAGCCGGATTCAGTTTGCCATACTGAAATCCAGTTTGCCAGTCAAGATGAAGCGATTGAAGAGGAGATTGCTGAAGACTTGAGTCACTGTTCTGTTGCTAGTGGTGCAAGCCATGAATCTAGTCGACTACTAGATTTCCTTCAGGGAGCTGAGGACTTTAACAATGATAGTCATAGCATTAATTCCATCTCCCCGGCACCCATCTCTATCTCACACAGCCCTCTCTCTCTGACTATAGATGAAATGCCAAGTTTCAACATCGGAGACCGTGTTCTTGTTGGTAACGTCCAGCCCGGGACACTAAGGTTTAAAGGTCCAACCAGCTTTGCTGGAGGCTTTTGGGCTGGTGTGGCGTTAGACAAGTCTGAGGGGAGCAACTGTGGCACCTACAATGGAGTAGTATACTTCGAGTGCAAAGAACGTCATGGGATCTTCGCTCCTCCTGAAAAGATTATTCATCTGTCCAATAACTTTGAGCTCTTCACAGACGCTGCTGGACATGACGAATTGTACTCTGATGATGTGTCAGATCAGTGTGAGGATGAACAGAAAAGTAAAGAGGATATATCTGAAAATATACAAATTCTGGAGAAAAGTGAAGAACCCTCTCATAATGATGTGTTGGTAGAGTTCACAAATGTAGCAGCTAACCTAGAGCGAAACCTTAATGGCCAGGAACTACTAAAAGCTGAAATACACCTCGATTCCCAACATCACGATCAATCCATACCACAGAATGGCCAAGAGATAACTAGCATTGTCAACAAGGAAAATGTGGTTGATCAGTACTTGCCACCAATTAGTCAGGAGATTGCCAAAGTCGAGAATGACAATTCTCTTGACCAGTCCACACTAACAAATAGTCAAGAGATTTCTTCGATAGCTGAAAATGACAACGGGCTAGACCAGCATTTGCCACTATATAGTCAGGAGATTTCTGCAGTTGTTGAGAAGGAAGAGGTGGGCCCAGATAACGAGTTGATATTTTCAGGGGTTTCCCATGTAGCTGGTGATCACAAGGACGTGCAGAAGGATCAAATTTCTCCGGACACATTAGCAGACAAACTACTGAGTACCTTTGTGATTGACACCGTTCAGCATTTGGTTCAGATTAAAAGGGCTAAAGAGCAGAAAATTGAAGCTTCCAATCAGATCAACGGCGGCATCATCGTTCAGTCCGAGGAACAAGGGTTTATTTCGTTATTGGAACCACATGATGGTCTATCTTCTTTTATACCTGAAGAGGAGCCGTCCTCTCCAGAGTTGTGTAACCGACCG gAAAGTCCAATTTTGGGGGCCAGTGGGCAAGAAGAACTTGCCAAGCGACTTGCTGAGTTGGAACTGAACCGAGATCTGCTGGAGGAGCTAGGTGACGATCAGGACTGGTTTGATGAGGACTTTGGCCTCACCTCACGTAGGGAACAGCAGAAACTCCAACAGAAGCAGAGGGCGGAAGAGAAGAGGCTGGGAGCAGAGCTGGGAAGGTCTGGTTCCTCATCTGAAGATCCCCTGAGGGGACTTGTCTCACACCCAGATGGGGACCAGTCGGTGAAGACTCCGCCAAGACCCGCCCTCCCACTTCCCCCTAAACTGCCAGAACAACCTGCCATGGTGGTGCCCCACTCAGCTGGTGAGGTTGAAAAGATGGTCCATGCTACTATTCAAGAGATCTGGGAGAGCTGTGGCCTTACAAAGGAGGGAAGTGGTTCACTTTCACTTATGGCCTGCTGCAAACCTTCTCAAGAGTTTTTGGGTGTTGAAAACGGCACGAAAGACCTGGAGGCCCTCTCCATCCGCAGCTACAAACAG GCTGTGTATGACCTGACGAGGGAGATCCTCCAGGAAATATATGCTGAAGACCCAAATGCCAATCAGCCTGAGTGGGTGAAACCACAGCGAGTCAGATCTGCCTTTTCCCACAGACTCAAGACACCAGGAGACATCAATAAAGTGCTG GAATTTGTCACAGAAGAAGTTCTGAAACTTTACGGTTTCAAgaataagagtaaaaagtcTGACTGGCAGAAGATGCTGAAATTCGGCCGAAAGAAACGAGACAGAGTTGATCAAATACTG GTACAGGAACTCCATGAGGAGGAGGGTCAATGGGTCTGCTACGAAGAAGATGAGCTGTCAGTCAAGATGCAGCTGGCAGACAGCATTTTCGACATGTTACTGAAGGACACTGCTAACTCGCTGAGTCTCCTCACCAAGAGGGCCGCCATCAGTTGA